The nucleotide window GTAGATTCCCTCAAGTTTTTCACTTCTGAATACTCATTGAATTTGCAATTGGCCACATATGCTAAGCCGATTGTTGCGATCATGGATGGCATAACGATGGGTGGTGGCGTTGGTCTTTCGATCCATACGCCATTTCGGATTGCTACGGAAAACACAAAATGGGCCATGCCCGAGATGGATATTGGgttttttccagatgtgGGTACGACGTTTGCGATGCCAAGAATACTGACCATGGCTAACACGAATTCTCAAATGGCATTGTATCTTGCTTTGACCGGGGACGTAATCGACGGAAAAGACGCTTACATGATGGGTCTAGCCTCGCATTACGTTGAGCATGAGAGATTGGAAAGCTTACAAGCCAGATTGGCAGAGTTGAAACCAGTCGCAGGACCAAAGAATGATTCTGAgttatttttcagaatgGTAAATAATGCTATTGAAGAGTTTACTAGTTCGTTACCAGAGGGatacaatttcaaatttacgAAGGATCAATTAGAcgtcattgaaaattgttTCGATATAAAGAAAGTTTTGTCTATAAAGGACGtctttaaatttttggatgacATGATTGCTGATTCATCTTCAAGTCATGAAGCAATAAACTTTATAGATGAAGTGAAGCAGAAATTGTCTCAAAAATCGCGAATTTCATCAGAAGTAGCTTTAAGACTTCTCCAAGAAAACTCTATCGACAATATAGAAGGTGCAATAAGAAGAGATTTATGTACTGCTGGTAATTTTTGCTTGGCTTACTCGAAGGAGGGCAGTTCACCGGTGCAGTTTTCTGAGGCTACTATCCATAAACTAGTCAAGAAGCAAAAGACGCCGTACCCTTGGAAATCTTCAGAGAATCTTTCTTCCTCGCAAGTCACATCCCTAATATCTCCTAAGCCGTCCATTCCGGTCTCGTTGGTTAAGAGTTTTACAAACGTTACCTGGAAGCAATATCCCTACCATTTGAAATACCAATTGCCAACAGAACAGACTATCATGAAACAATTTGCAAGAATGGCAGAGTCTTCAACAATtacaaagaaagatttaATAGCATATTTTACTAGTGTTGACGCGTCAACAAGAGGGAAAATCGGAGTAGAGGAAATATGCAACATAGTTATTGACCGTAAATGCTCTATCGATGATTCCAACAACTTGACTTGGACTCATAAATAAACTGTTCAAATTCATATAAAAACTCTGTAAATAAAAACTGTTGTTCGCTTTTTGGAACTTGATATATAAATACTCGTGAAGTCACTCAAGAATGGAAAAACTGAACAACTTAAAAATGCaacaaatcaaaataaaagatCTCGcccttttttgttttgttgtACACTCCAAGGTCGGTTTTCAGATAAGGTATTTGCTTGTATGAGTCGTGCTGTTTTGGAAGATCTGATCATCCCTTCAGTTATCTCCAAGGATGAATGTCTTTTCTGCTATGCATCTGTTTACAATGAGTCAAATGACTCGCAGATACCAACACATTCACTCTACATATGTCTAACTACATTCCAACCAGTATGTGAGAAGCATTTACCATTTCATTCACAAGTTATCAAAGAATACGCAAGTAGGGACACGCTATATTACTTGAACATCAGCAAAGTCAAAAAGCTAGTTCCTGAAGACAGcaataaagatgatgatggaaatatgaacaaaaaaatcaagctTCATGTTGTAGAGAAATCTGAAGATGAACTGTATAACACCTTTTGGATGCTAATTAAATATGACGCAGATCAATTAACTTCTGAACAGATGTATAGCTGTTCCGATTCTAATGTCCCCGCTGTGACAAGAGAAAAGGTAGAGCAAATCTTACGCACGAAATCTCAGGAGATGGTGGATCAAACTGCTTCTTGGGAATTATCGATTAACTCGTGCATTCATACTCGTAATTTTAAGGTACCAGAAGGACCCTCCAAGAAATTAGTCGAAAAGTGCTTTGATTGCGACTTGGCACAAAATTTGTGGTTGTGTTTGGTTTGTGGTAATATCGGGTGTGGAAGAGAGCAAATAGGTATTGAAGGGCATTCTCATGCGAAAAAGCATTATGAAAATAATCCTGAGCATGGGCTGGCTGTAAAACTGGGGTCGTTAAGCAGCACTTCATGTGATGTCTATTGTTACGCATGCGATGAGGAAGTGAAATTTGATGATCAGAGTGTTTTCATTCAGACGCTAATTAAGTATGGTATTGACATAGGAAGCAAAGaagcaaatgaaaagacgTTGGTTGAATTACAAGTAGAACAAAATATGAACTGggattttcaaatgacAGATTCCAAGGGTCAAGGactaaaaaaaatgatggcAAGCAAGGAATATGGCTGTGGACTAATTAATCTAGGTAATTCATGCTATATGAACTCGGTATTGCAATGTCTGCTTAACGGAGGAGTTAAACATTATTCGCTAGACCTGATTGGCCATGACTTTCCGATAGCTGTAGTTTatccagaaaaaaatgtggaaTGCCAagtaataaaattgaacaaCGCAATGTGCTTAGAACCTAATATTTATCCTGATGGCATTAGACCGAAGAGTTTCAAAAGGTGCGTAGCGCAATCCCATCAAGAATTTTCCAGTGGAAAACAGCAGGATGCACTTGAATTTTTAACATATTTAATTGATTTCCTCGATGAAAAgctattgaaaaaaatgtcttCTAATCCAAATGACCTTTTGAAGTTTGTATTTGAAGACAGGCTAGAGTGTAAAAGATGTGGTAAGGTCAAGTACACCTCTCAACAGGCCTCTTCGATTCAAATTCCTTTAATGGAAAATGATCAGCCCCAGAATTTACTCGATAGACTGCGAGACTACACATCTGGAGAAGAATTAGAATTTAGGTGTCCTGTGACGGGAGAAATGGGTACAGCAGTTAAGTCGGTGGGATTTCGTACTTTCCCCGATACGTTGGTGATTAATCCAATCAGAATAAAACTAGAAAACTGGACTCCTGTAAAGACTAACAATGAGCTTGTAATGCCAGGGCTTGAGGATATAAGAGATACCCTGGACATATCACAATTCAAGTCCTTTGGATTCAATCCAAGTACCGAAAAGTTACTTCCCGAAACTGACGATAGTGCCAACAGTTTTGAGGCTAATCCAGCTTGCGTTGCTCAGCTTTCAGAAATGGGATTTGGAGCAAACGCTATCACAAAGGCATTATATGTTACAGGGAACCAAGAAACTGAGGTAGCCATGAACTGGTTATTTCAACATATGGATGATCCTGGTTTGAATGAGCAATTTTCTCCTCCATCGAAAACGAATGAAAAAGACTCTTCTCACCAAGTAAATCCTGAATTATTAGAAAACATGATGTCGATGGGTCTTGATCCCAAGTTATGTCGCAAGGCATTAATTCTGAATCACGGTGATGTGAATGCAAGTGTAGAGTGGGTATTCAGCAACATGGATGACAATGGAGAACTAGAGGAAGAACCTACCACGTCGGAGAATCCAGATAGCGAAGTCACGTACGGATACCCGGAGGCGGCACCTTACGAATTGACTGGTGTAGTATGTCACAAAGGCAACTCCGTTCAATCGGGCCATTATGTGGCCTTTATTagaaaagaagttgaaggtAAACAGACGTGGATTCTatataatgatgaaaagattgTCCTCGCTTCTGAGGAAAGCCTCAACGAGATAAAAAAGAACGGATACCTCTACTTTTATTCCAGAATCTAAAATGCAAATGTTAAGCGGAGAGCTGTTTCAACACTGCATAAAGGGAACTATCTAATTTTGCATAAATCTGTCTCTCgtcttttttatctttcatttttgaagattgatTCATAAGTGTCACAGTTTTGTTTTATTCCCGACGCGCTCTACGCGCCGatatataaataataaAGTGAATAATCACTACAGTCAGTGCATCAGAAAGTTCTTGAAGTTACAGGTTTCAAAGAGTTAAGATAGGATGAGTTATAATTTATGTAATACTATGGATATAGATAACTCTGTTGGGGGGCTTCCAGGAAGCCATACGAGTCAACACCCCCAACAACACCTTTTGAGAAACGATGAAAGACGAAGCGCTGCCGAGGTTGGTCTAAATCAGCACCATGTCTTTCGCGATAGTGCTCAGTCTTTAGTCAATAGCATGAACAAGAAGAGTTCGTATATGTTATCATCCAACATGGGGAAGTATAACTTCATGAACACAAATGGTACGGGGCCTGGTACCGGTAATTTTGCCGCCAAAGCTGCTGGCAAATATTCGGCAGCAGATGGCAATGATTCCGAGAACAATTTTTGGactcaaaaatttgacagAGATAATTATATTAGTTCAAGACATTATGGTTTATGTTCGCCTGCTGAAATTGACTCTGCATCCGCTTCATCTAATATCATGTCAATGGCAAGTACATATGAGAATAATGGTGCTGATATGAGCTTCGGCACAAATTCAAGTGATTCGGGAAGAGATCTAAATAGTACTGCCAATCGAGACCACGATCTGGTCGGCACGCTAAAGCTCCAACTACAAATTAAGGAGACGCAGAACGAATGTCTGGAGaatgaaattcaaaaattcaaaaagatattCAACGAAGGTCTCAGTTATAAGCAGATGGAATATAAGCATGACCATCAAAATGCTCATGTTCTTTCTGACCCTATTGAAATTCCTCATAATCTCGAATTGATCTTCAGAAGACTGTCCGAAACTCTCCGCCAAAGGAAGAAAGAACTCGAAGAAGCGACACAATCATTGGAAGCTGTTCTTACAGCATTGGCATTGGATCCGACAAATTCTGTGACAAGATATGGTAGATATGATGCAGAAAACATATCGCATAAGATGGTAGTTCGGTTGGAAACGCTgacaaatgaaaataaagaaatgGCAAAAATGCTAGCGTATGgaagatcaaaagaaaCGCAAATTGAATTGCAACTTGTTAAAAAGGAAAACGCTGAATTAAAGGCGAAGATAAATCAAATGCAGCAGTAGTGGTGTAAACCTCAagttcaaatgaaattattgaGTGAGAGCCTCTAATGATTAACATTTTGTATGATTTTGCTAAAATTCAGTacttaaagaaaaaaaagtttaaTTTAAtacttttccaaaatattACGCACGATATGCCGCTATATATGATAAGCAGTATTTAAAAATAATttaatttcatttattcAAGACATTTCTTCTGTTTCTGACACCTTCAGCTAGTAATTCTAGTACTTCTTCTGTCGTTTCCCAACCGATACAGGCATCGGTAATGGAACAGCCGTATTTCAAACCAGCACGACCACCCTCTGGAGAAACATCTTGTCTGCCTTCAACTAGATTGGATTCAAGCATCACACCACAGATACCATTCTCACCAGCAGTTAATTGGTCATGTATACTTTTTGCTACTTTCGGTTGATTCCTGAAATCTTTACTACTATTACCATGAGAGCAATCAATCatgattcttctttgtttgtcattttcatcaatcaGCTTGGCTTTGAGTAGCTGAGCTTTTGCTTCCTTGACATTTTCAGCGTCATAGTTGGTACCGTTTTTACCACCTCTTaggatgatgaaagtaTCCTTGTTACCTTCGGTACCAACGATAGCAGTAACACCAGGCTTAGTTACTGACAAGAAGTAATGTCCATGTGCAGCAGATCTAACAGCGTCAACAGCAACTTGCAAACCACCATCGGTACCATTTTTGAAACCGATTGGGAAAGAAAGCCCAGAGGCTAATTCTCTATGCAACTGAGATTCAGTTGTTCTTGCACCAATAGCACCCAAGGAGAAACAGTCACTTAAAAATTGAGGGGAAATGGTGTCAAGCATCTCACCGGCAATAGGTAGCTTTTCAACTAACTTGGTGAACATTtctcttgaaattctcaAACCTTTGTTAATTTGGAATGAATTATCGATCTCAGGATCATTAATCAAACCTTTCCAGCCAACAGTAGTTCTTGGCTTTTCCAAATAAGCTCTCATGATGATCAATAGATCTTTCGAAAGCTTTTGGGACATTTTTGACAATCTATCAGCGTATTCATAAGCTGCTTTTGGATCGTGAATTGAACACGGACCGATGACAATAACCAAACGATCATCGGTACCGTTCAACACATCGCAAACACCCTCTCTTGCTTTTACAATTATCTCATGACCACGTTCAGAAAGTGGAAATTCGTGCTGAAGCAAATCTGGTGGTGTTAGCGGATCGTAACCCTTGATTCTCCAGTCTTCAAGACGAGTTCTGTCACCCAAATGATCGTTCTTAATAAACATCGCGTCTTACACAATCCGTAAAAAGGTCGGTCTTGTTGATACACTAAAAAATGTACAACCTGGTTACTGCTGGCTATATTATGCTGCAAtttggtttttttgtttcgttTTTCGCTGAAAAATCCGATGaggtcaaaaatttttcactttcactGCTATCGTTACAAAACAAAGAGTCGTGCGTGATCTCTGCAGGCTCAATCACATGTTGAAATAGAAAGAATTGTTAATTAcgaaatatatatattttttaattacACATCTAGTCATCTAGACTATCTCGCCATCGAGATCAATTATCATCTAGTATTTACGCACTTGCACTGTAAATTTCCGCAGATGGCGTCAAACTTCACTTTTCATCCCACAATGTTGCAACACAAATCAACGAGACAACAGCAGAACAGTATATTACACAGTGTTCCACAGCAGCCATTGCATCCACAGCAACTGTTCGATTGAGCAACCGGCTGTTGTTGAACGTATACTGGTTGCGGTTGCTGTATATAAACGGGTTGATGATGGCGCATTTCACTCAGCTGTAACGATACTATCGTGTTGGATCCGCAACGCTAGGAAGTTGCAATCACTTGCTAGTTTATCgttttttatatatacCATTCCCAAGCCGATCAAAGCGCAACTAGACGCCCTACGTTAGATATCTGTTGACGCAcatattatttatttttagGCATAGCGAATATACTCTTTCTCCGCCTCCCATTACCTCCTCTGACAAGCTACTCGAGGCTTAGTACAACAGTCAAACACAACAGCCCTACGTGCAGTAGACACTCTCCTGCACGTAGATGTCTACTGGTTGTTATGTGAGATTCTGCAACTTCTATGCGACGTTCTGTGCTGTCACTACCACAGCTTCAAACAGCCAAATTTCAGTCGCAATAAGACGACATTCTCATCACTTGCGCCTCGCTGTAAATTGCTTTCGAAAACTGGCAGAtataaaaaagatataaaaaGAGGTCCTACCCGGATTCGAACCGGGGTTGTTCGGATCAAAACCGAAAGTGATAACCACTACACTATAGAACCATATTAAGTTCTTGCGGAATCTGAGTTATTTTACATAGCAGTTTAAGATGAAGTGTCAGGCATTTCACCAACTGGATTTTCGTCAGCTGGGCTGTTACATTGGCTTGGCTAAGAGATTTCGACCTTTTTTCGATATAAGTATTATTCGATCGTTTAATCACATATTTAATAAGCTGCCTCGTACAAAGTCACTTCATCTATGTACTTTCTGTAAAGTTCCTGACCACGCTTTCAAACTCTCTGCAGAAGACAAGCCACTCGTCTTTCCCCGATATTGCTGACTTCGCAATGTTCAAGTCAATGTTCAATCCATTGCCATTCGTAGCAATTGCGTTCATGCCGAAGGTGAACTTTAGCGCTCCAGCCGTTTGAGAAAATACCAAATCCCTGATATGCGGTGAACTGTCTGTATTTTGTGGATGGTAACCAACGTTACTTAACAGCAGGCCTCCTCTTTTCTGGTTCAGATAATCATTGCACAGCATGTTATCTATATTTTGACTTTGGCAAACTTGGTCCGACATGAGTATTCCGAGTCCGACTAAAGCATCATGGTGATTTGAGAGTAATCCGAAATAATATTCGACtagtttccaaaatttttctttttcattgtattcgatatcaaatgaagatATTAAATGCGTGTAATGGAATCCACCGATACTGGATCCATATTTATAGATGTCTTTCAGTTCATCGTCTTCGGGTAGGAACTTTCTTGTATTTATTGCGACGGCTACATCGAACCCCCATTCGgtccaattttttctgaatATTTTACCATACCTGTGAAGAGCCACAAGGAAACAAGCTTCCAGAAAAGGTGTAATAGTACAAGTTCTGTGAACGTTCCTCTTGACCACTTCTTTTAAAGAGGAAATTTGGGCTGGATTGAAATTCAACAGAATATGATACCTTTGTGGATTAAGCGGTAATAACCTTGCAGTAATTTCAGCATCTGACTTATAGGTTAGATGGTTCTTGACGAAATTAGACATTACTAATTTGAGGAGATCAACAAGGCTAGACCTATGTTCGACATATTTTGTGATAGGAGGAGGCAGTTTGGCCATGTCTTTGTAATCTTGAGAGTAGTCGATGATTGTAAGTGGTGTGTCGTTGGTATCTTTTGAAGGCCTCGCATTTGCCATAGCCTTCGCGAGATCTTGTAAAAAATTGACGGCGCTTATACCATCAGACAAACAATGATTGCTGATAAACACCAGCTGAGAATATTTGCCAGTATCCTTTTCTCCCGGCAAAGGTAAGCATAAGATCCTCCAATTGGGCGTGCTGCCGTCAAATTcagggaaaaaaaaagaccCAATCAACTCAACTACTTCACCAGTGTATTGATAGTCATATTCTATGAATTTGGTCAGAATAGTGTCGACGGTGTCCTTATGTTCGACCTGTTCGTTCAGCAAAATGTCCTGTAAAGTGACTTTCTGTGCAGGTTTGATATAATCACAAATGGGATATGGCCTGTCATAGTATTTTTTACTTGTATAGAAAGGTTCGTAATCAGGAAATTGCTTTGGGATAATAGCTGTGGCAAGAATGGGATATTTCAATAAGATTGGTCTCAATGCTGTTGCCAATTGTGTCTTCGTGAATGGTTGGTTGAATTGGCCGTATAGATTAAAGTTTTTATAAAGTCTCTGCCTTTCCATCACCGCAAAATAATCTTCTAGAATACTCATGCGTCTAGCATGTCCCCTATCGATTAACTCCTGTGTGATATGTGGCACATAGTCGGAAAACTCTGTCATTGCGAGCTTTCAAGCTTTTCACTCCTTGACCAAAAATACGACGATTCAGGAGCAAGTAACAAATCAACTCGATGTAGAAAGTGCTGAATTGTGCCTAACACCTGTTCTTTATATCACCACCTTTAGAGCTCGAGTTGCTTCATATTTATGTCGTTTAAGTGTTTTTCAAGCGCCCAGAATGGTCTATCATATCACGCTTTTATCGAgcggaaaaaaaagacttCGATACTTCGACTTGCGCACTGTCACTGCCAGACTGACAAACAACGTGGATTGACACTGCAATAGAATTTTGAGACAAGATTTCTCCGATAAACTGACAACGAGAGTATTGCGGGTTAGAATGAAGTCTAatttagaaaaaaaaaagaacgtACAAAAAAGAGCGCAAGCCGACTCTCCATTCAGTAGTGGTATCCATTGAACTCATCAAGAGCACGTTGATAGCCTTGCTTCCATTCCCATATGTAGTCACTTTCACCCTTTTCCTGAATGTGTTGCAATTTGCGTTGCTCTGACCATGCGTGCCATCTTCCAAGACGAGAGCCATCAAATTTGTGGAACGCCTCAATATCAGCAATAGCGCAACGAATGGCATCTTCAAATCTCCAGTGTTCCATCTTATCTCCACCTTTATCTTTCCAATAATCGTTATGCTCTTTAATAATATCTTTTATCTTATTTTCGTCAGGTGGAATTGATGCGTCTTTCGGTCTCTTTGGAATCGCACCTTTTTCGGTCATTGGCTTTAGCCCCCATTCACCACCGTCACCATATTTGAACTGTAAGGTCCAGAAGAACCACCCCCAACTTGCGACCTGAGAAAATTGCTTGATTTCACTATTGCCGAACTTTTTGACACATTCATCACGGGTTTCCTTTGTTTTAGACCACGTTTCGCCATCAAGTACGCATGAAAACTCTCCAACTACATAGTCCGCCTTGTCTCTCGGAAAGTTTATACTGTTGGGAATATCTTTACATATACTGTCCGCATTCTTGGACTTGTCATCGTCTGAAAAGCATCTGTAAACATGCGAGTCAATAACAACAGATGTAtctaatttttctttttctagCCAGTCGGACCACTGCTGAG belongs to Zygotorulaspora mrakii chromosome 1, complete sequence and includes:
- the EHD3 gene encoding mitochondrial 37S ribosomal protein mS47 (similar to Saccharomyces cerevisiae EHD3 (YDR036C); ancestral locus Anc_3.271), which translates into the protein MLRNLGSASRSLKRTFMSSRITMNKPVLYSVQDTARVITLNRANKLNALNTEMCESMFHTLNEYAKSDCSQLIILKSANQPRAFCAGGDVATVAVQNTSGDVVDSLKFFTSEYSLNLQLATYAKPIVAIMDGITMGGGVGLSIHTPFRIATENTKWAMPEMDIGFFPDVGTTFAMPRILTMANTNSQMALYLALTGDVIDGKDAYMMGLASHYVEHERLESLQARLAELKPVAGPKNDSELFFRMVNNAIEEFTSSLPEGYNFKFTKDQLDVIENCFDIKKVLSIKDVFKFLDDMIADSSSSHEAINFIDEVKQKLSQKSRISSEVALRLLQENSIDNIEGAIRRDLCTAGNFCLAYSKEGSSPVQFSEATIHKLVKKQKTPYPWKSSENLSSSQVTSLISPKPSIPVSLVKSFTNVTWKQYPYHLKYQLPTEQTIMKQFARMAESSTITKKDLIAYFTSVDASTRGKIGVEEICNIVIDRKCSIDDSNNLTWTHK
- the UBP14 gene encoding ubiquitin-specific protease UBP14 (similar to Saccharomyces cerevisiae UBP14 (YBR058C); ancestral locus Anc_3.270) yields the protein MSRAVLEDLIIPSVISKDECLFCYASVYNESNDSQIPTHSLYICLTTFQPVCEKHLPFHSQVIKEYASRDTLYYLNISKVKKLVPEDSNKDDDGNMNKKIKLHVVEKSEDELYNTFWMLIKYDADQLTSEQMYSCSDSNVPAVTREKVEQILRTKSQEMVDQTASWELSINSCIHTRNFKVPEGPSKKLVEKCFDCDLAQNLWLCLVCGNIGCGREQIGIEGHSHAKKHYENNPEHGLAVKLGSLSSTSCDVYCYACDEEVKFDDQSVFIQTLIKYGIDIGSKEANEKTLVELQVEQNMNWDFQMTDSKGQGLKKMMASKEYGCGLINLGNSCYMNSVLQCLLNGGVKHYSLDLIGHDFPIAVVYPEKNVECQVIKLNNAMCLEPNIYPDGIRPKSFKRCVAQSHQEFSSGKQQDALEFLTYLIDFLDEKLLKKMSSNPNDLLKFVFEDRLECKRCGKVKYTSQQASSIQIPLMENDQPQNLLDRLRDYTSGEELEFRCPVTGEMGTAVKSVGFRTFPDTLVINPIRIKLENWTPVKTNNELVMPGLEDIRDTLDISQFKSFGFNPSTEKLLPETDDSANSFEANPACVAQLSEMGFGANAITKALYVTGNQETEVAMNWLFQHMDDPGLNEQFSPPSKTNEKDSSHQVNPELLENMMSMGLDPKLCRKALILNHGDVNASVEWVFSNMDDNGELEEEPTTSENPDSEVTYGYPEAAPYELTGVVCHKGNSVQSGHYVAFIRKEVEGKQTWILYNDEKIVLASEESLNEIKKNGYLYFYSRI
- the MUM2 gene encoding Mum2p (similar to Saccharomyces cerevisiae MUM2 (YBR057C); ancestral locus Anc_3.269), with the translated sequence MSYNLCNTMDIDNSVGGLPGSHTSQHPQQHLLRNDERRSAAEVGLNQHHVFRDSAQSLVNSMNKKSSYMLSSNMGKYNFMNTNGTGPGTGNFAAKAAGKYSAADGNDSENNFWTQKFDRDNYISSRHYGLCSPAEIDSASASSNIMSMASTYENNGADMSFGTNSSDSGRDLNSTANRDHDLVGTLKLQLQIKETQNECLENEIQKFKKIFNEGLSYKQMEYKHDHQNAHVLSDPIEIPHNLELIFRRLSETLRQRKKELEEATQSLEAVLTALALDPTNSVTRYGRYDAENISHKMVVRLETLTNENKEMAKMLAYGRSKETQIELQLVKKENAELKAKINQMQQ
- the ARO3 gene encoding 3-deoxy-7-phosphoheptulonate synthase ARO3 (similar to Saccharomyces cerevisiae ARO3 (YDR035W); ancestral locus Anc_3.268), with amino-acid sequence MFIKNDHLGDRTRLEDWRIKGYDPLTPPDLLQHEFPLSERGHEIIVKAREGVCDVLNGTDDRLVIVIGPCSIHDPKAAYEYADRLSKMSQKLSKDLLIIMRAYLEKPRTTVGWKGLINDPEIDNSFQINKGLRISREMFTKLVEKLPIAGEMLDTISPQFLSDCFSLGAIGARTTESQLHRELASGLSFPIGFKNGTDGGLQVAVDAVRSAAHGHYFLSVTKPGVTAIVGTEGNKDTFIILRGGKNGTNYDAENVKEAKAQLLKAKLIDENDKQRRIMIDCSHGNSSKDFRNQPKVAKSIHDQLTAGENGICGVMLESNLVEGRQDVSPEGGRAGLKYGCSITDACIGWETTEEVLELLAEGVRNRRNVLNK